GATAAAAAATATATATAAAGATAATTTATAGCAAGTATTAAATTCATACGCCTATTGATATTAGTCCTTTAAACCTAAACAGCTCTTAAAAAAACATCCCTAAACCTAACAGGTTTCCAAAACCTATTAGGTTTTTTAGCATGATTTTTGTTTGAAATGTTTAAAAATTAAATTGTAAAATATATTAACTTTGTAAAAATTTACGGCATGCGTTTTTTTTATTTTATTATACTTGTTGCAATTATTGCTCTACAAGCAAAGCCACAAGGTAAAATAACAATTCAGGGCGATCCTAATATAGAAGTTATATTAGCAAAGCATATTTCTTTCAATGAAAATGTTAAAGGATTTCCCGGTTATCGTATTCAGATTTTTTTTGAGTCAGGAAACTATTCTAAAAACAAAGCTTTTGGCGAAAAAAGCAAATTTATTAGTCGCTATCCCGATGTTGCAGCTTATGTGATTTTTCAAGAGCCATATTACAAGGTTAGAGTTGGTAATTTTAGAAATAAATTAGATGCCGAGGCTTTTAAAATGAAAATAATAGGTCAATGGCCTGAAGCTTACATCATTAAAGATGATATTGATTTGCCCGAAATTATCACACTTGAAAAAAGTAAATAATGGATTTTAATCTTCCGGATATTAATGAATACGACTATTTCTTGGAAGAAAATAAAATAGCATTTTTCCCTACAAAAAACAGAGGTGAATCAAAACTGTTATTAGCGTATTCTGAGCCATTTTCCATTACTCAATTCGACCAATTAATAAACCACATTCCCAAAAATTCCGTTTTAATTTTTAATGAAACAAAAGTTATCCCAGCTCGAATTTTATTTACAAAAACCACTGGAGCTATAATTGAAATTTTATTGATTAATCCTAAAAACAATAAAGATTTCCCTTCAGCCCTTAATGAAAAAACACAGTCTGAATGGGATGTTATTATTGGAAATGCGTCTAAATGGAAAAGCGGTCCACTAATTATAAACTTTCAATTAAACGAGCAAGAAAGCGGAAAACTCATTGCAAATAGAACTGCTGAAAACTCGGTAAAACTCGAGTGGTTCCCTGAAAATCTGCGATTTTACGACATAATAGAAAAATTGGCTAAGATGCCTCTCCCGCCATATATAAAAAGAGAAGCGGAAAGCGAAGACAAAAATAGATATCAAACTGTTTTTTCACGAAATGAAGGCTCTATTGCCGCTCCCACAGCAGGGTTACATTTTACACAAGAGCATTTAGAATATTTAGAAAAAAACGGCATAAAGCAAATTGCGCTTACTCTCCACGTTGGCATCGGGACATTTCGACCTGTAAAAGGCAACATAGCCAAACACGATATGCACAGCGAAGCATTTATAATTTCAAAAAATCAATTAGAAAATCTAGTGGAAAACGCTGACAGACCATGGGTTGTAGTTGGCACCACGACTTTAAGAGCATTGGAAAGCCTTTACGTTTTTGCAGAAAAAAACAAAGAAAATCAAAATCCTATTGAAGATAAAATTATTGTTGAGCAATGGGATAAACTTTTGAGCAATAGCACAATGTGCAGAAAAGAAGCCTTTTCAGAAATATTAAAAAAATGTGAAAGCAAAAATCTAATCGGAAACACCTCTTTATTTATAATACGAGACAAACCTATAAGGTGCGCCGATTATTTAATTACAAATTTTCATCAACCTAAAAGCACATTGCTAATGCTTGTAGATGCTTTTGCTTCAGTAAACTGGAAATCGGCTTATAAATTTGCTCTTGAAAGCAATATGCGATTTCTAAGCTACGGCGATGCCTGCCTTTTTAAAAACAAATATTAATTTAATAAAAGCAACACCTAAAATTATTTAAAAATAAATTAATTATAATATTAGCTCCATTTTTTATAAATTTGCAAAACTAAATATTAATGAATATGAAAAAGAAAATAGCTATAAATGGATTTGGAAGAATTGGAAGACTAACTTTTCAAGCTTTAATAAAAAATGAAACAGTTGAAGTTGTTGCAATTAATGACCTTACAAACGCTAAAACATTAGCACACTTATTGAAATATGACTCTGTTCATGGAAAATTTGATGGTGAAGTTTCAGCAGATGAAAACAGCATTACTATTAACGGTAAAAAATATGTAATATATGCAGAAAAAGACCCAGAAAATCTACCTTGGAAAGAATTAGGAATAGACATTGTGGTAGAATGCACAGGTCGTTTTCGCAAAAGAGCAGATATAGAAAAACATTTAACTGCTGGAGCTCGCAAAGTTACCCTAAGTGTTCCTGCAAGCAAAAGCGATGATGTTGACTTAACCGTAGTTATGGGCGTAAATGACAATCTGTTAAGCAGAGAACATTTGCTTGTTAGCAATGCAAGTTGCACAACAAACTGCTTAGGACCTATTGTAAAAGTATTAAACGACACTTTTGGCATTGAATACGGATTAATGAATACTATTCACTCATATACAAACGACCAAATTATTCTTGACGCGCCACACAAAGATTTACGCAGGGCTAGAGCTGCTGCTGTTTCTATTATACCAACAAGCACCGGTGCTGCAAAAGCAATTGCCTTAGTAATTCCAGAATTAACAGGAAAACTTGACGGTATGTCTATGAGAGTTCCTACTCCTGACGGATCTGTTGTTGATTTAGTTGT
This is a stretch of genomic DNA from Bacteroidales bacterium. It encodes these proteins:
- a CDS encoding S-adenosylmethionine:tRNA ribosyltransferase-isomerase, with protein sequence MDFNLPDINEYDYFLEENKIAFFPTKNRGESKLLLAYSEPFSITQFDQLINHIPKNSVLIFNETKVIPARILFTKTTGAIIEILLINPKNNKDFPSALNEKTQSEWDVIIGNASKWKSGPLIINFQLNEQESGKLIANRTAENSVKLEWFPENLRFYDIIEKLAKMPLPPYIKREAESEDKNRYQTVFSRNEGSIAAPTAGLHFTQEHLEYLEKNGIKQIALTLHVGIGTFRPVKGNIAKHDMHSEAFIISKNQLENLVENADRPWVVVGTTTLRALESLYVFAEKNKENQNPIEDKIIVEQWDKLLSNSTMCRKEAFSEILKKCESKNLIGNTSLFIIRDKPIRCADYLITNFHQPKSTLLMLVDAFASVNWKSAYKFALESNMRFLSYGDACLFKNKY
- the gap gene encoding type I glyceraldehyde-3-phosphate dehydrogenase: MKKKIAINGFGRIGRLTFQALIKNETVEVVAINDLTNAKTLAHLLKYDSVHGKFDGEVSADENSITINGKKYVIYAEKDPENLPWKELGIDIVVECTGRFRKRADIEKHLTAGARKVTLSVPASKSDDVDLTVVMGVNDNLLSREHLLVSNASCTTNCLGPIVKVLNDTFGIEYGLMNTIHSYTNDQIILDAPHKDLRRARAAAVSIIPTSTGAAKAIALVIPELTGKLDGMSMRVPTPDGSVVDLVVTLKRAVTIAEVNEVMKNAANGPLKGILEYTTEPLVSCDIINNPHSSIFDSSLTQVINGNMVKIISWYDNEFGYSQRLADLTIKLANID